A window from Vulpes vulpes isolate BD-2025 chromosome 9, VulVul3, whole genome shotgun sequence encodes these proteins:
- the IQCF6 gene encoding IQ domain-containing protein F6, whose product MDTQNLETAAIKIQSWWRGNTVRRTLLHAALRAWVIQCWWRSMQAKMLEQRRRLALRLYTCQEWAVVKVQAQVRMWQARRRFLQARQAACIIQSHWRWHTSQTRGLIRGRYEVKASRLELDIEILLT is encoded by the exons ATGGACACACAAAAT TTAGAGACGGCAGCCATAAAGATTCAGTCATGGTGGCGTGGCAACACGGTGCGCCGGACGTTACTGCACGCAGCTCTCAGGGCCTGGGTCATCCAGTGCTGGTGGAGGTCGATGCAGGCCAAGATGCTGGAGCAGAGACGGCGCCTGGCACTAAGACTCTACACCTGCCAGGAGTGGGCAGTGGTGAAGGTGCAGGCACAGGTTCGAATGTGGCAGGCCCGCAGACGGTTCCTCCAGGCACGCCAAGCGGCCTGCATCATCCAGTCTCACTGGCGCTGGCATACCAGCCAAACCCGGGGCCTGATCCGGGGCCGCTATGAGGTCAAAGCCAGCCGGCTGGAGCTTGACATCGAAATCCTCTTGACCTAG